In Sulfitobacter sp. LCG007, the sequence GTGGACGAACGGGTGCGCGGGCTGCGCGCGGGGGCGGACGATTACGTGGTGAAACCTTTTGCATTCGAGGAGGTGCTGGCGCGCATCGAGGCGCTGGCCCGCCGCGCATCGGGCCATGCAGCGAACGAGATCGTGGCCGGAGATCTGGCGCTCGACCTCGCCGCGCGGACCGTGCGGATCGCGGGCGTGCCTGTCGCGCTGCCAAGGCGGGAATATGCGCTGCTTGAGCTCTTGGCGCTGCGGATCGGTGTCGTCGTGGCACGCGCCGAGATCGAGCGCCGGATCTATGACGAGCGCGTCGAACCCAACAGCAACGTGATTGATGCCGCCGTGTCGCTGCTGCGCAAGGCGATCGACCCCGAAGGCGGGCCGTCCCGTATCGAGACGCGGCGCGGGCAGGGTTACCGCCTGCGCGAGACGTGATGTCGATCCGCTGGCGTCTCGCGCTCTGGGTGGCGGCGTCGGTCTGTCTCGTCGGAGCGGTGATTTCGGCAGTCGGCTACGCATTGGTCCGAAGCTCGATGATCGAGGCCTTCGAGCGTGAGGCGGTGGATCAGCTTCAGGCGGTGGGCAACGCGGTCCGCGTCTGGACCGACGGCGAGGTCTATGTCGAGCTGAACCCCGATACGATGGTCGCTTTCGCCGCTGGCGGGGACAGTGCCTTTGTCGTCCGGCAGCATCCGGGCGGAGAATTGATCGACCAGTCGGCGAGCCTCACGGCGTCCTCCGGCACTTTGAGGGGGCTTCGCGGTGCAAACGCAGCGGAGCCCGTTTTCGGGTCCGGCACTGCGCCAGGCGGCGCCCCGGCGCTGCTCGTCACGCAGATATTGCCTGCGCAACACGATTGGGATCCCGAGGACCCCGAGATGATTCCCATGCCGGGGGTCGAGCGGACCACCGCCGAAGTGACCGTCGCGATCGGCCGCCGCCCGCTCGATGCGGGGTTGCGGCGGCTGACGGTCCTGCTCGGCGTCGCGGTGCTGGGGTCCGCATTGGCCGCGGCCCTCGCGGCGCTGATGGCGGCAAGGCGGGTGCTGGCGCCGCTGGATCGGATGGCGCTGCGCGCAGCCGAGATCCGCGAGCCGACCTACGACCGGCCCTTCCCCGAACGAGGGCCGCAAGAGCTGCGTCCCATCGCCAGCCGCCTCAACGATCTGCTCGCGCGGCTGGCCGACGCGGCGCTGGTCGAGCGCCGCTTCACCGCCAACGCGGCACACGAACTGCGCACGCCCATTGCCGAGCTGCGGATGCTGACGGACGTCGCGCTCCGCTTTCCCACGGCGCCCGAGCAATTGCCGCAGGTGATCGCATCCAGCAACGCGATTTCGGCGCGGCTCTCGTCGCTTGTGGATGCTCTGATGGCCATCGCCCGGACCGACGCCGTCGCAGAGGGGCTACGGCACGAGCCGCTCGATCTCGCGGCGCTGCTGCGCGCACGCATCGAGGCGCATCGCGCAGCGGCAGAGACCCGCGGAGTGACGTTCGAGGCCGTGCTGCCGGCGCAGTGCCGCCTCATGTCCGACGAGGCTGTGCTGCTCTCGGTACTGGACAATCTGATCGGCAACGCGTGTTCTCACGCGCCAGGCCGCACGGTCGTCTCCGTGATCCTCGAGGTGCGCGTCAACGGATTCTGCCTGTGCATCGCCAACCCTGCGCCGGATCTCGCCCAGGAGGATATCGACCGCCTCTTCGAGCCGTTCTGGCGGCGGAGCAGCCATCACGTCGCCGAGAGCCACGCAGGCCTCGGCTTGGCGCTTGCGCGCGGATTTGCACGCATCGTGGGACTGACGCTCGAGGCGCGGCTGGACGCGGACGACCGTCTTGTCATGAAGCTGGAAACCAAGGAGACGGAGAACCGAGATGCGGCATAACATTCCCGTAAGAAAGGGT encodes:
- a CDS encoding sensor histidine kinase, with the protein product MSIRWRLALWVAASVCLVGAVISAVGYALVRSSMIEAFEREAVDQLQAVGNAVRVWTDGEVYVELNPDTMVAFAAGGDSAFVVRQHPGGELIDQSASLTASSGTLRGLRGANAAEPVFGSGTAPGGAPALLVTQILPAQHDWDPEDPEMIPMPGVERTTAEVTVAIGRRPLDAGLRRLTVLLGVAVLGSALAAALAALMAARRVLAPLDRMALRAAEIREPTYDRPFPERGPQELRPIASRLNDLLARLADAALVERRFTANAAHELRTPIAELRMLTDVALRFPTAPEQLPQVIASSNAISARLSSLVDALMAIARTDAVAEGLRHEPLDLAALLRARIEAHRAAAETRGVTFEAVLPAQCRLMSDEAVLLSVLDNLIGNACSHAPGRTVVSVILEVRVNGFCLCIANPAPDLAQEDIDRLFEPFWRRSSHHVAESHAGLGLALARGFARIVGLTLEARLDADDRLVMKLETKETENRDAA
- a CDS encoding response regulator transcription factor; the encoded protein is MKVLVVEDSDILRDSLCRGLCASGHVVETARDGEIGLWHAEEAAYDVLLLDIGLPKLDGLELLTRLRAGGVRTPVLLLTARDGVDERVRGLRAGADDYVVKPFAFEEVLARIEALARRASGHAANEIVAGDLALDLAARTVRIAGVPVALPRREYALLELLALRIGVVVARAEIERRIYDERVEPNSNVIDAAVSLLRKAIDPEGGPSRIETRRGQGYRLRET